GCCCTTGTCCATGCCCCACCAGAGGGACCGCTCACCGGTCCACTTGCCCGCGCGCAGTTCCTGCATCATGGCCTCGTACAGCGGGGTCCAGTTCCACACCGCGGCGGTAAGGTGCGCCTTGGGCGCAAAGGCGGACATGTCGGAATTGTAGCCGATGGAGTACTTGCCGCGCTCCTGGGCGGCCTCCTGCGGGCCGGGGGAGTCCTGGTGCTGGGCGATGACGTCGCAGCCCACGTCCAGCAGGCTTACGGCGGCGTCCTTCTCCAGGGCGGGATCGAACCAGGTCTTGGTCCACACCACGCGCACCTGGGCCTTGGGGTTCACGCTGCGCACGCCAAGGGTGAAGGCGTTGATGCCGCGGATGACCTCCGGGATGGGGAAGGCGGCCACATAGCCGATGACGCCGCCCTTGGTCATGAATCCGGCCGTCATGCCGGTGAGATAGCGGGCCTGGTAAATGCGGCCGAAGTAGTTGGACATGTTCGCCGAAGCCTTGAAGCCCGAGCAATGCATGAACTTCACGTTGGGAAAGTCCTTGGCCACCTTCATCATGGGATCCATGAACCCGAAGCTGGTGGCGAAGACCATGTCGTAGCCGCCACGCGCCATGTTCTCGATGACGCGCTCGGCGTCGGCCCCGTCCTTCACGGACTCCACGAACGCGGTCTTGACGCCGCCTTTCGCTTCAAGCGCCTTGCGGGCCTGGTCGTGGGCCCAGGCGTAGCCGGCGTCGCCCACGGGCGAGGGATAGACGAAGCCGATCTTGAGCTCGCCGGTCTTGGGGGCGTCTGCGGCGGGGGCCGCAGCCTTGTCGGACGCGTTGTCGCAGCCGGCCAGGGCCAGCGTCAGGGTCAACGCCAGGGCACCTGCGGTGCGCAGCCAATTCTTCATCTCGTTTCCTCCGGTCGGCCCGGAAGGCGTCCGGGCGGCGTCAAATGGTGCACGTTCAGAGC
This genomic stretch from Humidesulfovibrio mexicanus harbors:
- a CDS encoding BMP family ABC transporter substrate-binding protein — encoded protein: MKNWLRTAGALALTLTLALAGCDNASDKAAAPAADAPKTGELKIGFVYPSPVGDAGYAWAHDQARKALEAKGGVKTAFVESVKDGADAERVIENMARGGYDMVFATSFGFMDPMMKVAKDFPNVKFMHCSGFKASANMSNYFGRIYQARYLTGMTAGFMTKGGVIGYVAAFPIPEVIRGINAFTLGVRSVNPKAQVRVVWTKTWFDPALEKDAAVSLLDVGCDVIAQHQDSPGPQEAAQERGKYSIGYNSDMSAFAPKAHLTAAVWNWTPLYEAMMQELRAGKWTGERSLWWGMDKGVVDIAPFGAMVPKDVQDKVLAKKAELVRGEDTIFVGPIKDQAGQVKIPAGVKAEDKELLGMTWFVEGVVGSVQ